The genomic segment AGCGGAGGGCGGCGAGCGTGGGCGGCGAGCGGTGGGCAGCGGTGCGTGACCCCGCCCGTCAGTTCTCGTCGTCCGGGGTCCCGGAACCGGCCGGGCCCGGGGCGGAGTGCGGTGCGGGCAGGGTGAACCACACGGCCTTGCCGTGCTCCGTGGTGCGGTGACCACAGGCGGAGCTGAGCGTCCGGATCAGCAGCAGCCCGCGGCCGTGCTCCTGCCAGGGGTCCGGCTCGCTGCCCGGCCCGGGACGCGAGAGGTCGCCCGGCGGCGCCGGGTCGCGGTCGTGGACCTCCACCTGGCAGCCGGTGGGCAGCAGCTCCACCACCAGCTCGATGGGCTGGTCGCTCTCGGTGTGCTCGACGGCGTTG from the Streptomyces sp. AM 4-1-1 genome contains:
- a CDS encoding ATP-binding protein: MPPDVPIPSSWRIALPHSTAAVPVARALIRTALADIDAPADCDTAELLTAELVANAVEHTESDQPIELVVELLPTGCQVEVHDRDPAPPGDLSRPGPGSEPDPWQEHGRGLLLIRTLSSACGHRTTEHGKAVWFTLPAPHSAPGPAGSGTPDDEN